The proteins below are encoded in one region of Rhododendron vialii isolate Sample 1 chromosome 7a, ASM3025357v1:
- the LOC131332085 gene encoding uncharacterized protein LOC131332085 isoform X2, translating into MSTEESAKKPSRPQLVKLDKALKLAENWVNSMTKSTEEESGEVELEGRPLRLGLGATVPRQSRVGVVGPLNDPVDRRLHAKLEAGKRKASQRMEEESSPSVRGGHNVKDDEDYDDDLDSRTNLFAKKRVMPLTSSLQEKKKQK; encoded by the exons CCAAAAAACCTTCTCGTCCTCAACTAGTGAAGTTAGACAAGGCACTCAAATTG GCTGAAAACTGGGTTAATAGTATGACTAAATCTACGGAAGAAGAATCGGGTGAAGTTGAATTGGAGGGTCGACCTCTTAG GCTTGGATTAGGTGCTACAGTTCCACGGCAGTCCAGGGTTGGAGTCGTTGGACCGTTAAATGACCCTGTTGATAGGAGATTGCATGCTAAATTAGAAGCTGGAAAGAGGAAAGCTTCCCAGAGAATGGAGGAGGAATCCAGTCCATCTGTAAGAGGTGGGCACAATGTTAAAGACGATGAAGACTACGACGATGATTTGGATAGCCGAACAAATTTATTCGCCAAGAAGAGAGTGATGCCCTTGACCTCATCtttacaagaaaagaagaagcaaaagtgA
- the LOC131332080 gene encoding G-type lectin S-receptor-like serine/threonine-protein kinase LECRK3, which yields MASSSAIPPLLLLSLFPFLPLNAASNVTLGSSLSATSDNNPSWVSPSGDFAFGFRQLNNTDIFLLAIWYAQLPDRTILWQASTTSPVQAGSNIELTASGLSLTDPNGLTIWSVQPNSTVSYGTMLDTGNFILSGTNTDVYAWQSFDYPTDTILPTQILPLGGMLYSKLSATNYTKGRFELHFTNGDLQLNPIAWPTEHPYTNYYNSGTASPNSSRSGFQLVFNQSGEVYILLEDGSNFQFINWQSILPNSNNYYRATLDFDGVFREYACAKSSDGNQSWSVVGYIPKNICADLINKDYGSGACGYNSYCVANGASIRCNCLPGFSYIDPNNENGGCAPDFPPNCEVDNGIGNPEDVYELKELQNINFPFGDYDMLGPYNSTVQCGQACLQDCNCAVSIFNGEYCWKKRLPMSNGRQEAALAFVKVMKGVISLMVFSRRQRKSRKDINDSSVFETNLHVFTFEELKKATEEFKEELGRGSFGIVYKGVVKYGSKIQVAVKKLDKLSQGGEKEFKAEVTAIGRTHHKNLVQLLGYCYEGPHRILVYEFMSNGSLANFLFGIPRPDWYQRVQVALGIARGLVYLHEECTTPIIHCDIKPQNILIDKLFIPRISDFGLAKSLELNQTRTHTGIRGTRGYIAPEWFRNVPVTVKVDVYSFGVMLLEIICCRKSVTQEFEHEERAILTDWAYDCFREGTLDALVENDDAAMNDIETLRGWVMTAICCVQEDPLQRPAMSTVLRMLEGHVEVPSPI from the exons ATGGCCTCTTCTTCTGCAATCCCTCCTCTCCTCTTACTCTCCCTTTTCCCCTTTCTGCCCTTGAACGCTGCTTCTAATGTAACCTTGGGCTCATCACTCTCCGCCACAAGCGATAATAACCCTTCGTGGGTTTCACCTTCTGGGGATTTCGCTTTTGGATTCCGGCAGCTTAACAATACCGACATCTTCTTGCTTGCGATATGGTATGCCCAATTACCCGATCGAACCATCCTTTGGCAAGCAAGCACAACTAGTCCAGTGCAAGCAGGATCAAACATCGAACTCACAGCGAGTGGGCTCAGTCTAACTGATCCCAACGGCCTGACAATCTGGAGTGTGCAACCGAATTCCACCGTCTCCTACGGCACGATGCTCGACACGGGAAATTTCATACTTTCAGGTACTAATACAGATGTTTATGCGTGGCAAAGTTTTGACTATCCCACAGACACGATTTTACCAACACAAATACTGCCATTGGGTGGCATGTTGTATTCTAAATTGTCTGCAACTAACTACACAAAAGGAAGGTTTGAGCTCCATTTCACGAATGGAGATCTCCAGCTCAATCCTATTGCCTGGCCAACCGAACACCCATATACCAATTACTACAATAGTGGAACAGCGAGCCCTAATTCTTCCCGATCTGGGTTTCAGCTGGTTTTCAATCAATCCGGAGAAGTCTACATTCTGCTAGAGGATGGGTCGAATTTCCAATTCATCAACTGGCAAAGTATCCTTCCAAACTCAAACAACTATTATCGTGCGACCCTAGATTTTGACGGTGTTTTCAGGGAATACGCTTGTGCGAAGAGTTCAGACGGCAACCAGAGCTGGTCAGTTGTTGGATACATTCCTAAAAATATATGTGCGGATCTGATAAATAAGGACTATGGTAGTGGTGCATGTGGGTACAATAGCTACTGCGTGGCAAATGGTGCCAGTATTCGTTGCAATTGCCTACCTGGGTTTTCATACATCGATCCGAATAACGAAAATGGCGGATGCGCACCTGATTTCCCTCCAAATTGTGAAGTAGACAACGGAATAGGCAACCCGGAAGACGTGTATGAATTGAAAGAGCTCCAAAACATTAATTTCCCGTTCGGAGATTATGATATGTTGGGTCCTTACAATTCGACAGTACAGTGTGGACAAGCTTGTTTGCAGGATTGTAATTGTGCTGTTTCCATATTCAATGGCGAATATTGTTGGAAGAAGAGACTGCCTATGTCTAATGGGAGACAAGAGGCTGCACTAGCTTTTGTCAAAGTGATGAAAG GTGTGATTTCTCTAATGGTTTTCTCAAGGCGTCAGAGAAAATCAAGAAAGGACATAAATGACTCAAGTGTCTTTGAAACAAACTTGCATGTTTTCACTTTTGAAGAGCTAAAAAAAGCGACAGAAGAGTTCAAGGAAGAACTGGGAAGGGGTTCATTCGGCATTGTTTACAAAGGCGTAGTGAAATATGGTTCTAAGATTCAGGTTGCAGTCAAGAAGTTGGACAAGTTATCACAAGGAGGAGAGAAGGAATTCAAAGCCGAAGTGACTGCAATCGGGAGAACCCATCACAAGAATCTTGTCCAATTGCTCGGCTATTGTTATGAGGGGCCACACAGGATTCTAGTGTATGAGTTCATGAGTAATGGCAGTTTAGCGAATTTCCTCTTTGGAATCCCAAGACCTGATTGGTATCAACGGGTTCAGGTAGCTCTGGGGATCGCAAGAGGACTGGTGTACTTACATGAAGAATGCACGACCCCAATAATCCATTGTGACATAAAGCCCCAAAACATACTCATCGACAAATTGTTTATACCACGAATTTCTGACTTCGGACTGGCAAAATCCTTAGAGCTCAATCAAACTCGAACGCATACAGGGATAAGGGGGACTCGAGGATACATCGCTCCAGAGTGGTTCAGAAATGTACCTGTGACAGTTAAAGTTGACGTATATAGCTTTGGTGTCATGTTGCTCGAGATTATTTGTTGCAGAAAGAGTGTCACACAGGAGTTTGAACATGAAGAGAGAGCAATATTAACAGACTGGGCCTATGATTGCTTTAGAGAAGGAACTCTCGATGCTTTAGTGGAAAACGATGACGCTGCTATGAATGACATTGAAACATTGCGAGGGTGGGTCATGACAGCAATCTGCTG